The following is a genomic window from Novipirellula aureliae.
CAAAACGCGTGGGCAATGGTTCCGTTGATCGCCAAGTCGCTACCAATCCCAATCCCAACGACCATAAACCCGAGCTGATTGTTCAAGCTGTAAGCCAGTACTCGACGCAAATCGTTTTCGATCACGGCAAATACGATTGGGAACAACGTCATGATGCAGCCAACCCAAATCAACGGCTCGAAACCAGCGAAGCCTCGGATCAATGAATAGACGGCCAACTTGGTCGTGAACGCACTCAAAAATACCGAGCCCGTCACCGTCGCCTTGGGATAGGAATCCTGCAACCAATTGTGCAGCAGTGGAAACGCACACTTGATCCCAAAGGCAAACAAGATCAAGCATGCCGATGCGCTCAGCGGCTCTCCTTCAACAACCATCTTGGTAAACTCAAGCGACCCCGTTTCGACGAGACGCATGATCGCACCGGAAAGCAATAACACTCCTGATGTGACTTGGATGATCAAATATCGCATCCCGGCGCGATAGGAGCGTTCATTGTTACTGGCCCAAATCAAAAAGACACTCGAAAGAGCTGTCAATTCCCAGTAAACAAACAACGTTAGCAGATCACCTGCGCAACAAGCACCGATGGCGGCACCGGCGTAAACGATTCCCGATACGTGTTGCCGCGTGTCGCGAACATGCAGCGCATAGATCGCTGATACAATCGCTGCGATATGAAACACGATGCCAAAAATGCGACTCGTCGCATCGATGCGAACCATTTCAAGCGTTGTCCCAAACAACTCAATGTGTCCGAAACTCGTTTCACTTGTCAAGCAAAACAGCAACAAACTAAGCAGCGACAATGCCAGTACCACGATCGCTTGGAGACGTTGCGCAAAGAATGGCAATACCAACGCGCCGAGGATCATGATCAAACCAGGTGGAATGTTATCGATCATAATAATCCTCGGGTCTCGAAACAAAAATCCTTAACAAACGACCTAAAAAGACGACAACGACAAAAGCGATAAATCCAAACCAGGCTTGGAATCCGATCACATTTTCCCAGGCGGGGAAATGTGGATGCGGGTTCGTGTAAAAGAAATCG
Proteins encoded in this region:
- a CDS encoding Na(+)/H(+) antiporter subunit D — translated: MIDNIPPGLIMILGALVLPFFAQRLQAIVVLALSLLSLLLFCLTSETSFGHIELFGTTLEMVRIDATSRIFGIVFHIAAIVSAIYALHVRDTRQHVSGIVYAGAAIGACCAGDLLTLFVYWELTALSSVFLIWASNNERSYRAGMRYLIIQVTSGVLLLSGAIMRLVETGSLEFTKMVVEGEPLSASACLILFAFGIKCAFPLLHNWLQDSYPKATVTGSVFLSAFTTKLAVYSLIRGFAGFEPLIWVGCIMTLFPIVFAVIENDLRRVLAYSLNNQLGFMVVGIGIGSDLAINGTIAHAFCHIIYKSLLFMSMGAVLYRVGTVKATELGGLHKSMPWTTAFCIIGAGAISGFPLLSGFISKSMIISAAAEEHQFITWLILLIASAGVMEHSGIKIPFFAFFAHDSGKRVKEAPMNMLVAMGIASFFCIGLGIAYPLLYRLLPNDVEYHPYTVTHVVTQLQLLLFAALAFVFLMKTGLYPSEQRATNLDTDWIYRRALPKLVAVTRKGVRSIDQFLRQGVLAILRHIVFDARTRFNEQGLLGRTWSTSTMTFWSTFLLAVCLVLYYLRS